From the Brienomyrus brachyistius isolate T26 unplaced genomic scaffold, BBRACH_0.4 scaffold172, whole genome shotgun sequence genome, one window contains:
- the LOC125728149 gene encoding germinal-center associated nuclear protein-like, with product MVEHLSEEPQVGADSAPRHPPKRPLVRGRGPVSSIFRSALTSILKTPALQTRREPKRSEEPQPDWGEAEHQGSMAPTTSHSPSTPPRSQAPTREVLERAEELDPETEAASTGQVAETAEEKYRLLEQRDKILRQARPKRTDLDLSKVFVGTCPDMCPEKERYMRETRNQLSSFEVIPNTEKVDHTAAIKEYSRSSADQEEPLPHELRPFTVLNMTMNYLVTQVMDQGEDNYRDWYDFVWNRTRGIRKDITQQHLCDPLTVSLIEKCARFHIHCAHHLCQEPMMSFDAKINNENLTKCLQSLKEMYQDLASKNIYCPHEAEFRQYSVLLKLNDGDILREVQQFRAELRNSPEVKFAVQAFAAVNSNNFVRFFKLVKVASYLAGCILHRYFDQVRREALRALNVAYSSRGSTTFPVEDLVRMLMFQNAGEASDLALQYGLAVDAGMVELSRTAYQEPEIQPRPKRSVAIARKREVLVGQVVNGAPLPNPPQHTPVNSFDSRNKYRAMLEEVVQAEVADVAATEAEYISAALSMCNGQVEAVLSEVVEQMLREVSAAEIQAEREHIAEEKRRMEEARRKQEHEELLARLSKTLCAEITQEVLRDCIVETASTDVVAVRRQLKRQMRDFPAAPGCVDPRFRLQALAPSAPPSPCLDRLARGVVNLGHAGDLSVSCTRLAKMRRETEHQMKVHLFYQQDIFLLSALLQLRQIQQANAWPQALPLVVVVPGQAGHRASDERLEEDLMLQTLIEEGLISEYMFVHIPETTNEPQGSEQIRHAVRWLAARSTAPARLVSQTLVQVVEAGLCREFAGRLHRDRRDRDMAGLPSQGPAPVIGLYNTVLAFLAGLVSSPSLAGLSWPVAEFLVPGGGDCLPHLLWNSAEHLEWLQGAVLSLRLPDWPLPAVGAPWSQLVASIFQYVSQIPWSRHSQPLLMSQLENLLERLRQDCVGRGGGPDKEPTFWEVPWDEIVMLCVEHQLRDWNPPGCPVSEDVISDDGEISV from the exons atggtggagcatttatcagaggagccccaagttggtgctgactccgcccccaggcaccctcccaagaggcccctggtccggggccgggggcctgtcagcagcatctttcgcagtgccttgaccagcatcctgaagacaccggccctacagacccggcgagagccgaagaggagtgaggagccacagccagactggggggaggcggagcaccagggttcgatggcaccgaccaccagccactcaccctcaacgccgccaaggtcacaggccccaacccgggaggtccttgagagggcggaggagttgg atcccgaaactgaggcagcatcaaca ggccaggtagctgaaaccgcagaggagaagtatcgtctgctagagcagcgggacaagatcctgcgacagg ctcggcccaagaggaccgacctggatctgtccaaggtgtttgtgggtacgtgtcctgacatgtgtccggagaaggagcgttacatgagggagacccggaaccaactgagctcttttgaggtcatccccaacacggagaag gtggaccacactgctgccattaaggagtacagcaggtcctctgctgaccaggaggagcccctcccccatgaactgcggccctttactgtgctgaacatgaccatgaactacctggttacccaggtcatggaccagggtgaggacaactaccgtgactggtatgactttgtgtggaaccgcacacgaggtatccggaag gatatcactcagcagcacctgtgcgacccgcttacggtgtcccttattgaaaagtgcgcccgcttccacatccactgcgcacaccacctgtgccaggagcccatgatgtcctttgatgctaagatcaacaatgaaaacctgaccaaatgcctgcagagcctcaaggagatgtaccaggacctggccagcaagaacatctactgccctcatgaggcagagtttcggcagtacagcgtgctcctgaagctcaatgatggagacatcctccg ggaggtgcagcaattccgggcggagctccgaaactctccggaggtgaagtttgccgtccaggcctttgccgctgtcaacagcaacaacttcgtgaggttcttcaagctggtcaaggtggcctcgtatctggctggttgcatcttgcaccgctacttcgaccag gtgcgccgtgaggctctgcgggccctgaatgtggcctacagctcccgtggttccaccacattcccggtcgaagacctggtccggatgctcatgttccagaatgccggcgaggcttcggacctcgcgctgcagtatgggctcgcggtcgatgcagg catggtggagctaagccggacagcgtaccaggagcctgagatccagccacgtccaaagcgctctgtggccatcgcaaggaagcgggaggtgctggtgggccaagtggtcaacggcgcgccactgcccaacccaccccaacacacacccgtcaacagctttgacagccgcaacaagtaccgt gccatgctggaggaggtagtgcaggccgaggtggctgacgtggctgccaccgaagccgagtacatctctgctgcactcag catgtgcaacggccaggtggaggcagtgctgagtgaggtggtggagcagatgctgcgggaggtttctgctgccgagatccaggcagagagggagcatatcgctgaggagaagcgcaggatggaggaagccag gagaaagcaggaacacgaggagctcctggcccggctcagcaagacactgtgtgccgagatcacacaggaggtgctgcgcgactgcatcgtggagactgcctcaaca gatgtggtggccgtgcgcaggcagctgaagcgacagatgcgtgattttcctgctgcccctggctgtgtggacccccgcttcaggctgcaggccttggcccccagtgcccccccctcaccctgcctggacaggctggcccggggcgtggtcaacctggggcacgctggggacctctctgtttcctgcaccag gttggcgaagatgcgaagggaaaccgagcatcagatgaaggttcacttgttctaccagcag gacatcttcctgttatccgccctgctgcaactccggcagatccagcaggctaatgcctggccacaggcccttcctctggtggtggtggtcccagggcaggctgggcacagggccagcgatgaacggctagaggaag acctgatgcttcagacactcattgaggaaggtttgatttcagagtacatgttcgtccatatccccgagaccacgaacgaaccccaaggatccgagcag atccgccatgccgtcaggtggctcgctgcccgctccacggcaccagcccggctcgtctcgcagacgttggtgcaggttgtggaggccgggctctgccgcgagtttgctggtaggcttcaccgtgatcggagggaccgtgacatggcgggactgccctcccagggccctgcacccgtcatcggcctctacaacactgtcctggctttcttggctggccttgtgtcgtccccgagtctggctggcctctcctggcccgtggcagagttcttggtgccagggggtggtgactgcctaccacatctgctctggaactcggctgagcacctggagtggctccagggggcagtcctgagcctgcggctgcccgactggccgctgccagccgtggggg ctccttggagccagctggttgcctccatcttccagtacgtatctcaaatcccatggtcccgccacagccagccactccttatgtcccagttggagaaccttttggagaggctgcgtcaggactgtgtgggccgaggtggggggccggacaaggagcccactttctgggaggtgccctgggacgaaattgtcatgctctgtgtagagcaccaactccgggactggaaccctcctgggtgccccgtgagtgaag atgtcatcagtgacgacggagaaatctcggtg